A segment of the Kazachstania africana CBS 2517 chromosome 2, complete genome genome:
TATCGACTTAGATGATCCTTTCTCTCCTCCAAGGTGGCTTTACCATGCCACATCGTGGCAGGTTGCGGATGTTCAATGGTCTCCACATCCAGCTAAGCCTTACTGGGTCGTATCTACATCAAATCAAAAGGCCATTATTTGGAACTTAACAAAAACATCCTCTAATGCTATTGAATATGTTTTACACGGTCACTCGAGGGCAATCACTGATATTAACTTCAGTCCTCAACATCCCGACATTTTGGCAACGTGTTCTATTGATACCTATGTACATGCATGGGACATGAGAAGCCCCCAAAGGCCATTTTATTCTACGAGTTCTTGGAAATCCAGTGCAGCACAAGTTAAATGGAACCACAGCGATGTCAACATAATGGCCTCATCACATGGGGACGACGTTTTCATATGGGATTTAAGAAATGGCTCTACTCCATTATTCAAACTAAGTAGTCATGAAAGCAGTGTTAATAGTATAGATTTTAATAGATTCCGGTCTACTGAGATAATGTCTAGTTCTAATGATGGTACAGTAAAATTCTGGGATTATTCTCGAAATGTTGAAGACTCATTGAGAACGATTCATACAGATTTCCCCATATGGAGAGGTAGATACTTACCGTTTGGAGAAGGATTTTGTGTAATGCCTACTGTAGGAGGTAATAATTCTGTTTATATGATGGATCTAagtcttgaaaaatctgaaaTGACTGCCTGTAAACTACAACCAGCTTACACATTTAAGGGCCATACAGATAGGGTTATAGATTTTTTATGGAGATGCAAACATACTAATAGTAGCGACATTGATGATCGAGAATTTCAATTAGTAACATGGTCAAAAGACTCCAATCTGAAATTATGGCCCATTacagaaaatttatatGAAAAGGTACATTATGAAAGAAACATGtatttagaagaaaaactgCCCAGTTATGAATATGTTACCTATAATAAGGAGCCTGACAAGAGCCTCAATCTTCAGAATGCAACTTATCAAAGAATGAGAGAAACATTTGTCACAAAAGCCGGtttaaagaaagagaatgaTATAAGTCACATTAATTGGCTGTCAGGAATTAGAATGAATGACCAGGATTCTCCAGAAgacatatttgaagaaccaAAGCTTCAGAATTTAGCCGAAGAAGTCAGTTCAATAGGGCATAAGTTTCCAAAGATCGTTTTTGAGAAAATATCCTTGTCAACTGGTGAACTTGTACTTACTTTGAATGGTCCTTGGTCAGAAGAGAATCCCGATGACTATGTATTTTTGAGAGTTGAAGTTGTGGTTCCATCAAAATATCCGAATATAAATCATATTCCAGTTTTCAATATCGAGGAAAATAGTAAGTTGAGCTCACCTCAAAGACTCTCTATTGTTCAAggtttgaaagaaatatcgAAAAAGTACACGGATGCCTCTATGTATTGTTTGGAGGCCTGTTTGCGCTTCCTTCTGGGGGAAAAAGTTGACTTAGATGagatagaaaatgatgaacctcttttaaattttgatcttgTTGATAAcattgattttgatgaaacaTCCTCCCTCCCGGACTCTGAGTCTTCTAGGGTGTTGCtagattcttcttcagattctgatgatgaagattatAAGCATGAAAAAACAGCAAGAAATACGTTTGGGAGAAATTTAGCATTTGATAGTACACCAGTACCTAACGAATCTGGCGCTGTATGGACAGCTACAGGTCAATTGTTgtatttttccaattctgAAAGCGTGATTGAGAAAAAGCATATAGGTACGTTAAAATTGGGTCCCAAGAACCCTTCAAAGGGAGCTAAGGCAACGATAAATGACCCATGCAATATCTATGATGAAGGTTATAGCATTCGGCCTAAAAGATATGTCGAAACATTTTCTAATGATGAAGTCAGTTCTGATGATGGTGATATGACTTCGGATGATACATCTTCTGAAGATAGTTTTGGAAGCTTTACTGATGATTGGAATGACATAGTAGGTAATGACGTAGTCGTCAGGACAAGACTACCGGAATTTTATGGTACATTTGCCAAGCAATTCACGTCTGTCCCTTCCGATAGTGTGAAAACTGGCGACTCATCAAGATTTACTAAAAACAGGATCATAATATGTGATTTCTCTCAATTGATGCCTgatagaaaagaattagCCGTTGAATATCAACTAATGGACTTCGCCCCGGAAAATATGTGCCGTAATAATGCACTTGTGGCGGAAAATTACGGGTTCGAAGAATTGAGTCACTGTTGGCAGATTTTATCAGATCTATTGATAAACCAAACTGGTAATGAACCACATACATTAGCATGGGGTAAGCACCCAATGACTATCCAATGGTTTTTCAAGGAAGCCATCAGTTATTACGAAAAGCGGCACAATCTGCAAATGTTAGCAATGTTATATTGTATTTTCATCGCTACCAGACCCAAAACCCGTTTACACTCTCCAAAGTTAAGTGAAGATGACAAAGTAGAGAGTGTCATAAGTTTCAATGATCACAATAATTTCCAACAGTCACAGGCAGAGTTGCAATCTCATTATTCGACCACTGGTCAATATGGTGCTGATGGTTACGAAGCAAGTTATAGATCAAAAGTCCTGTATTCAAGTGATGCAATTTCAGTCAAGTCTGAAAATTCTCTAAGCAATTCTACAGTGGGTCCAAATCGTCAACCACGGAAGAGATCGCCATTTCTTCACCACAGGTCATCTACCGCTGCCATGAACACCGGCTTTGCTTCCCCTTCTATACCAGACATTGTTGTCGAATTGGTTCAcgatgaaattttggacCAAATACAACACGCAGCTGGAAAGTTTttggatgatgaagatgatgtcAAATTGAGAAAGTACGTGTATCAGTATGCTAAATTGTTATTTAGGTGGCAATTACCGCTTGAGAGAGTCAAAATCCTGAAGGTAAGTTCGCAGCCATTATACGCCTACTATCAAGATCAAGAGGCCACTGGTGAAACAGAAAACGGCCACGTTACAATAGACTCGTTTGGGGAAGATAATAAGTCTCATACACACCGCAGCTGTAACTACTGTAATTTGAAGGTCAAGGGAACAGCGTTCATTTGCGGAAGCTGTCAACATATATTGCATTCTTCTTGCGCTAAAGAGTGGTGGACTACTGGAGGAGAATGTCCTGCAGGTTGTGGCTGCATTTGTCCAGAGATGTATGATCTTGAATAATCCAATAATTACAggcaatttcaaaaagtaCTGGTTGATCTCTACGTTTAAATGTCGTATATTAATGTGTAAAAGTATAAATATTATTCGTACCTTgtattaattttatcttcaaagGAGGAAAGAGAGAGCGAGCGCTGAAAAATACGcctttcaaatctttgatTTATATACGCTCGAGGAAGTATAAGGCAGAACCAAGATCTGAGATCAACAGTATTCTTCAAGCTTGTCAccttaaaaaaattaagatGAATACTGATAAGGTAGTAGTAGTACTGGGTGCAAATAGGTATGTGTgttactttttttcttttttcgttaaataaatttcaatgtactaacttctttgaaaatatccatTTATACAGTAATCTAGGTCTAAATATTGCCTATAGAGTCTTAGAAAATCACAAAGATAACTCAAAAATTACTTTCGTCTTATCTTCAAGGACTGAAGCTCGTTTTAAAGGAGCGGCGAAATTGATAGAAACATATGCAAACTCATTAAATCCCCCCAGGACAATACAATGTAACCCACTAATTTTGGATCTCACAGATATGCAAAGCATACTGGGTGCCACACAACAGTTGAGACATGACTACGATCATATCAATTATTTGTTTGTTAATGCAGCTCAAGGTGTCTGTGACGGAATCAATTGGTTTAAAGCTGCTAAAGAATTTGTAGTTAATCCAGTGAAAGCCGTTACTGATCCAGGATACAggattgaaaataaaggcCTAAAAtctaaagatgaaatggGATACTTATTTCAGGCAAATGTTTTTGGTCCTCATTATCTAATTTACAAAGTGTTAAAGTTACTCGCCCTTGGGAGGGCCACGATTGTATGGGTCTCAAGTATTAGATCAAAGCCTGCATCGTTGGCAATGGATGACCTAGAGCTGTTGAGATCTGAATCACCTTATGAGAGCTCAAAACGATTGATAGATGTTCTACAACTAGCAACTtataaagaattgaaaaatctggaTATATACCAGTATGTTGTACAGCCTGGTATCTTTATTAGCCAGGCAACAGCTAAGCACTTGAATTGGTTCACATACTATGGTATGTTATTAATGTTCTATATTGCTAGAGTGTTAGGATCTTATTGGCATAATATCGACGGTTACAGAGCAGCCAATGCTCCTGTTTATGTTACTACATTTTTAGATCGAGACTTCGAGCGCCAGGACATAAAATATGGCTCCGCTACCTACTCTGATGGGGTAGAATATATTAAACCGCAGGAGATAGATCCGGAAGGTAAGATGGAGGTTTACGAATTCTTTAAAGATAAAAGATCAGAATGGGACAGAAAGTTAAATTGTTAGGTATTTAATTATAGTACAATATATCTGTAAATGCAATGTAAACCTTATAGAGAGTGCAGCACCAGTGAAAGACCCATGCGTGATGTCAAGTCGTAATTTGTATTTCTAAAAAAGGAGTGTCTCGTGTATCCTAGCTAGATATTAACCTGCGTATACGAAGCAAAATTATCAGATAGATACACATTGAAATTAAGGAAATGTAGTCACCTTCTTGTACGCAAAAGTTTTTAGCAGCCTATGTATGTGATTTGCACTTGAGAAAACACGaaaaccaaaaattttggtgcTCTTCAATTTCGATTATTCTTAATAGATTCATTTTGTCGATTTTCATCCAACAAACGGTCCACTTTTTCTTCCAGAACGTGACGGTATTGTAAAAACTCGCTGGTAAGGGAGTCTAGCTTTTTCTCTAATGTCAATTGATTATCTTTCATTTGCTCTATCAAACTTCTCAAATCTTCTTCCGTTGAATTCTCATTGGAAAGTGCAAATTTCACCGCTTTTTTGGGTTGACTAGCGCTACTTCTCGTATTAGAATCAGAATTTTGAGGAAGAGGAGCATGATACGTAGCTTCATTTCCATGGGGCTCTCCagaaaattcatctttTAACTTAGTCAATAAATTGCTGCCCTtgacttcttctttgagCTCATCCTTTGAATATTGATCCTGAAGATTTGCCCTGATAGGAGAAACTATCGTCACACCGTGTGACGACCTTAAACTTGCATGCGTCCTTACAGGTGATAGGTGAACAGTTTTTGGTGCAACGTTTATCGTACCTGTTCTGTCCAAGCTCCTGGTGTATCTTTTAAGGCATTCTGGAGAGCTAATTTTCATAGGCGTATACTGAGGAACGGCTGACGTTGTGATCTTTTTAGGAGACAATCTCATGGCAGGCTTTTTGATCCTACTATTCTTGGAAGGTGATATTTGTAACCTTTTGAAAACATTCGAGGATGTTTCATTCATCTCTGTATGGACCATCTCACGGATACGGCTAGATGTGGAGCTTCATTTCATGTAACTATCAACTATTTCAAGTACATTTTTATcgcattttttttggtgaTTGTTGATGCGACACgctgaaaaaaaatgtatttACTCAAACAGGTTATTCAACTAAAGAGGGTAATAAGTAATGGATGTGCAACGCGGAATATAAGCTTCCACGTAAATCTCCGGTTGGAATTTCAACTATAAGCTTCGATTTGTTTGCGGAGTTTTGCATTTGCAAGACATTCATATGTCAAGCATTTTCTTGAAGTAGAAGTTGCCGGACTCTGTGGGTAAATCAGCAATTAGATTCCCGTGTTTGACCATAAATGTGAGATAAACAAGTAGATTTCAAAACGCTTGTTTTGAATATAGTTTATGGAAACTAATCAAAAAGTGATTCATCATTGACCAACTCATATACTTGGTTACTCTTGTAGTCACGAGTgtaaaaaattggaatgtTGCATCTTTGTACTTCATCGAATTGAATTACTTTGGTCGgtaattcattcaatgtTAGGTACGTAAGCTTGGGGAACcgttgaagaaaataatcaaAAGACTTTCGCATTGAATGCATATATGCATGATACACTCTGATGACGTCGCTGACCATTAGTTGTGTAGATGACGTTCCTATTACATCGTTCCTCTTCCTTAGtaattcattaataaaatCTACATGACTTTCTAAAGTTTTCGAATAGTAGCCTATTGAAGGGTATAGGTCGAAGAAATGTGAGTAGGGCAATATTGGGTAAAGCTTAAACATTTGtaagataaaatttcttgattcGACATCATGAAAGTCCTTGATTAAAAATGACTCCTCGTTAgggaaatatttttgaagtataatttcattaactGTTTCGGTACAAGTATCACATTGACAATTAGTGTTTACATGAAATTTGGAGATTTCATCTTGTTCAATTGACAGCAACGGCTCACTTAGCTCCTCGAACTTGACGTCAATATATTCTAAATTGTCAGCACAAGGCGATCTGGccatcaaatcaaatacCGACCTGTCAATTGATGTATCAAACATGAAATCTATCTTAAATCTTGACAAACACTCGAAATGCTTGATGCAACCACGCAAGAAATCGTTATTAGCAAAAAGAGAGAATAGTGACAGGATCTTTATGTTATTGAATTCCCAGAACTCATTCAAGCCCCACATCTCATACAAGTCCAAATCAGAATCATCTGAATTGTACCATGACAAAATCTCAAGTTCTTCCAGCGAAGCgatatcaaatatttgggaATAAGGTGCCAAGTTATCTAATCCTTCGCTATCGTACGTGTCAGTTCTTAGatttaaagaaagagattTTATTCTCATAGGAGTCCCTATGTTCCTAAAAAAACTCCTGGCATTGACGTGAATGGTCAGATCTTGTATATTATCAAAGTTAtacaattgaatgatatttctcatttttgtaaaatacTTCTCATCTGCGGGCTCCTTCGGTAGGATATTTGGGGGACTAATATTCAAAGTTTCCAAAGTAGAAGCCTTGTCTAATAACTTCATCGTTATCTCATTCCTTATAAAATTCTCGAAGACTATCAAATTTGGCGCATATTTATTTAACAGATAGATGAAAAGTGCCATTGTCCTCTCATTCAAATGCCAGGTACAATGCACTCTTTTAATCAAATGGCATAAACGTTCCCTCCCTTCATTCAAAGACCTAAGCAAAAGAcgaaatttatcatttgcCAATTTGACATGTCTTGGCACAATCGCTTCTGGATCAACCTCTTCAATGAAGGGAAAATAAAGTACGGACCATATGTGTGTTCCTAAAGAATTGTCTAGATCGCTTGGAAAGTAATACCTCTCGTTCAAAAATAGGTTTTCATATAGAGATGGAAGCGTTAAGTTGTAGACCTTTTTCGACACATATGTCAGCGCAACTTTGTCCTCCTGAGATATGAGACATGTTATTCTCCTAAAAATTTCTGGTGGGACCTTGCTTAACATATCGTTTGCATAATATCGCCTAGCAAGATGTTTAAAGAGCTTCAGTCTCATcgatatttgaatttgtattgtaaaagtgaaaaattgtgCGAGCTTTTTATGTGGCGGAATGCTACAGAAGacaaatttcttcattcgCTGATTACTTAATTTAAAActtaatattatatatataaaaactAATGTCATTCCCATCCtaaatcatcattgaaattgggCTGTGCtaaaatttgtattttaTAGGTAGTCTATTAATGCACAATATTCCTTTAGGCCGCGGAAGGCGTCTGTTCTCACGGCTATAAGTAATATTCTATTATTTCTATAGCAAAGTTTCCAAACTGATTTAGACACATGAAAGGTCATCCCTGTAGCTAATCTCAAAGCAGTTAAATCTGTAAAATCTATAACCTGTTCGTGAACACTTACGTTACCCAAAATGCTTCCGATTTGACATTTAGAACCATTTAAAGAGAAATCACTCAATGCGAGATAAGCTGGAATCACAACGTGTCTCAGGTCTCCAGTACCATTTGGCGATGGTATATTGACACAATAATCTTGTAAATCAATTCCAGTACCACTTCGAAGAGAACTGCCAAAAGTTAGCTCGAACTTCCTCGCTGTCTCACCCACCATATCTAAATAAATGCTTTGAGTTTGAGCACTGAATGTAATGGAACATTCTGTCGAATCAATCTGGAATAGTAAATCACGCGATGTTTCATCTA
Coding sequences within it:
- the MTC5 gene encoding Mtc5p (similar to Saccharomyces cerevisiae YDR128W; ancestral locus Anc_8.288), producing the protein MSSNVGGTEEVSSTFGKSLSLKVDGGFNAVSINPSGRDVVLASRQGLYIIDLDDPFSPPRWLYHATSWQVADVQWSPHPAKPYWVVSTSNQKAIIWNLTKTSSNAIEYVLHGHSRAITDINFSPQHPDILATCSIDTYVHAWDMRSPQRPFYSTSSWKSSAAQVKWNHSDVNIMASSHGDDVFIWDLRNGSTPLFKLSSHESSVNSIDFNRFRSTEIMSSSNDGTVKFWDYSRNVEDSLRTIHTDFPIWRGRYLPFGEGFCVMPTVGGNNSVYMMDLSLEKSEMTACKLQPAYTFKGHTDRVIDFLWRCKHTNSSDIDDREFQLVTWSKDSNLKLWPITENLYEKVHYERNMYLEEKLPSYEYVTYNKEPDKSLNLQNATYQRMRETFVTKAGLKKENDISHINWLSGIRMNDQDSPEDIFEEPKLQNLAEEVSSIGHKFPKIVFEKISLSTGELVLTLNGPWSEENPDDYVFLRVEVVVPSKYPNINHIPVFNIEENSKLSSPQRLSIVQGLKEISKKYTDASMYCLEACLRFLLGEKVDLDEIENDEPLLNFDLVDNIDFDETSSLPDSESSRVLLDSSSDSDDEDYKHEKTARNTFGRNLAFDSTPVPNESGAVWTATGQLLYFSNSESVIEKKHIGTLKLGPKNPSKGAKATINDPCNIYDEGYSIRPKRYVETFSNDEVSSDDGDMTSDDTSSEDSFGSFTDDWNDIVGNDVVVRTRLPEFYGTFAKQFTSVPSDSVKTGDSSRFTKNRIIICDFSQLMPDRKELAVEYQLMDFAPENMCRNNALVAENYGFEELSHCWQILSDLLINQTGNEPHTLAWGKHPMTIQWFFKEAISYYEKRHNLQMLAMLYCIFIATRPKTRLHSPKLSEDDKVESVISFNDHNNFQQSQAELQSHYSTTGQYGADGYEASYRSKVLYSSDAISVKSENSLSNSTVGPNRQPRKRSPFLHHRSSTAAMNTGFASPSIPDIVVELVHDEILDQIQHAAGKFLDDEDDVKLRKYVYQYAKLLFRWQLPLERVKILKVSSQPLYAYYQDQEATGETENGHVTIDSFGEDNKSHTHRSCNYCNLKVKGTAFICGSCQHILHSSCAKEWWTTGGECPAGCGCICPEMYDLE
- the KAFR0B05590 gene encoding uncharacterized protein (similar to Saccharomyces cerevisiae ERG27 (YLR100W); ancestral locus Anc_8.289), coding for MCVTFFLFSLNKFQCTNFFENIHLYSNLGLNIAYRVLENHKDNSKITFVLSSRTEARFKGAAKLIETYANSLNPPRTIQCNPLILDLTDMQSILGATQQLRHDYDHINYLFVNAAQGVCDGINWFKAAKEFVVNPVKAVTDPGYRIENKGLKSKDEMGYLFQANVFGPHYLIYKVLKLLALGRATIVWVSSIRSKPASLAMDDLELLRSESPYESSKRLIDVLQLATYKELKNLDIYQYVVQPGIFISQATAKHLNWFTYYGMLLMFYIARVLGSYWHNIDGYRAANAPVYVTTFLDRDFERQDIKYGSATYSDGVEYIKPQEIDPEGKMEVYEFFKDKRSEWDRKLNC
- the FIN1 gene encoding Fin1p (similar to Saccharomyces cerevisiae FIN1 (YDR130C); ancestral locus Anc_8.297), with protein sequence MVHTEMNETSSNVFKRLQISPSKNSRIKKPAMRLSPKKITTSAVPQYTPMKISSPECLKRYTRSLDRTGTINVAPKTVHLSPVRTHASLRSSHGVTIVSPIRANLQDQYSKDELKEEVKGSNLLTKLKDEFSGEPHGNEATYHAPLPQNSDSNTRSSASQPKKAVKFALSNENSTEEDLRSLIEQMKDNQLTLEKKLDSLTSEFLQYRHVLEEKVDRLLDENRQNESIKNNRN
- the KAFR0B05610 gene encoding uncharacterized protein (similar to Saccharomyces cerevisiae YDR131C; ancestral locus Anc_8.298), which gives rise to MLSKVPPEIFRRITCLISQEDKVALTYVSKKVYNLTLPSLYENLFLNERYYFPSDLDNSLGTHIWSVLYFPFIEEVDPEAIVPRHVKLANDKFRLLLRSLNEGRERLCHLIKRVHCTWHLNERTMALFIYLLNKYAPNLIVFENFIRNEITMKLLDKASTLETLNISPPNILPKEPADEKYFTKMRNIIQLYNFDNIQDLTIHVNARSFFRNIGTPMRIKSLSLNLRTDTYDSEGLDNLAPYSQIFDIASLEELEILSWYNSDDSDLDLYEMWGLNEFWEFNNIKILSLFSLFANNDFLRGCIKHFECLSRFKIDFMFDTSIDRSVFDLMARSPCADNLEYIDVKFEELSEPLLSIEQDEISKFHVNTNCQCDTCTETVNEIILQKYFPNEESFLIKDFHDVESRNFILQMFKLYPILPYSHFFDLYPSIGYYSKTLESHVDFINELLRKRNDVIGTSSTQLMVSDVIRVYHAYMHSMRKSFDYFLQRFPKLTYLTLNELPTKVIQFDEVQRCNIPIFYTRDYKSNQVYELVNDESLFD